A window of the Bacillus sp. A301a_S52 genome harbors these coding sequences:
- a CDS encoding AAA family ATPase, which translates to MDLFNYSNAPAPKGPLAARMRPRTLDEVIGQHHIIGEGQLLRRAIEADRLTPMILHGPPGTGKTTLARVIANTTSAKFEQLNAVTAGIKHVRDIVASAKDRLTFDQIKTVLFIDEIHRFNKGQQDALLPYVEDGTVILIGATTENPMFEVNPALISRSRLFKLESLTDKDIKRVIEQALSDKERGFGNYKIDMKEEAYKHLINKANGDARTALNAVELAVLTTDPNKDDTITIDLETAEASIQKRMIRYDKAGDNHYDTISAFIKSIRGSDPDATLYWLAKMIYAGEDPRFIARRLYVHAAEDIGLADPNALLIAQAAFQAVEFVGMPEARLPLAEAAVYLATAPKSNAIISGIDKALDTVATEKSADVPIHLRDSHYKGAAKLGHGDGYLYPHNYENHYVAQQYLPDHLKTRRFYEPSSNGYEKAVQKRLDYFTERKKNHD; encoded by the coding sequence GTGGATTTATTTAATTATTCTAATGCCCCTGCCCCAAAAGGGCCGTTAGCTGCTAGGATGCGGCCAAGAACACTTGATGAAGTTATTGGACAGCATCATATTATTGGAGAAGGACAACTGTTACGACGTGCCATTGAAGCTGACAGACTGACACCGATGATTTTACATGGCCCTCCAGGGACTGGGAAAACCACTTTAGCAAGAGTAATCGCTAACACCACTTCCGCAAAATTCGAGCAACTTAACGCTGTTACGGCTGGGATTAAACATGTGCGTGATATAGTTGCTAGCGCCAAAGATCGATTAACGTTTGATCAAATTAAAACAGTTTTATTTATTGATGAAATACATCGTTTTAATAAAGGCCAGCAGGATGCCCTCTTACCATATGTTGAAGATGGAACAGTCATTTTAATAGGTGCAACCACTGAAAATCCAATGTTTGAAGTAAACCCTGCTCTCATTTCCAGATCACGCTTATTTAAATTAGAATCGTTAACAGATAAGGATATTAAACGTGTTATCGAGCAAGCATTAAGCGATAAGGAACGAGGATTTGGAAATTATAAGATTGACATGAAGGAAGAAGCTTATAAACATTTGATTAATAAAGCAAATGGGGATGCCAGAACCGCACTAAATGCTGTAGAATTGGCCGTTTTAACAACGGATCCTAATAAAGACGATACCATTACAATTGATCTAGAAACGGCAGAGGCCTCTATTCAAAAACGAATGATTCGTTACGATAAAGCAGGAGATAACCATTACGATACGATTTCCGCCTTTATTAAAAGCATTCGAGGATCTGACCCAGACGCCACACTATATTGGCTAGCTAAAATGATCTATGCAGGAGAGGATCCCCGGTTTATTGCACGGCGTCTTTACGTGCATGCTGCTGAAGATATAGGACTTGCCGACCCTAATGCTTTATTAATTGCTCAAGCGGCCTTTCAAGCAGTTGAATTTGTAGGGATGCCAGAAGCGAGACTCCCTCTCGCTGAAGCTGCCGTCTATTTAGCAACAGCTCCAAAAAGCAATGCAATTATTTCAGGTATAGACAAGGCTCTTGATACCGTTGCCACAGAAAAATCAGCTGATGTTCCAATTCATTTACGGGATTCCCATTACAAAGGTGCTGCTAAGCTTGGGCACGGTGATGGTTATTTATATCCACACAATTATGAGAACCATTATGTCGCCCAGCAATATTTGCCAGATCACTTGAAAACACGCCGCTTTTATGAACCTTCATCAAACGGCTATGAAAAAGCCGTTCAAAAACGGCTTGACTATTTTACGGAAAGAAAAAAGAACCATGATTAG
- a CDS encoding YitT family protein gives MTVGNGLHYTETPWFRWGVFLMGLIVMSFGIALMITAGLGSAPWDVLHIGLTEHFGLTIGTWTVIMGFLLLLLSVILTKEWPKLGAYLNMLLVGGFVDLFLFLMDTPHILVLKLAMLLVGILIMGFGIGLYISPQCGAGPRDSVMLALSLKTGMSVARVRVLMEVCVLFTGWLLGGPVFIGTILFSLLIGHITALSLSFCQQWLGRRVERGMQVENIN, from the coding sequence ATGACAGTAGGAAACGGGCTACATTATACAGAAACGCCTTGGTTTCGGTGGGGCGTTTTTCTCATGGGGCTTATTGTAATGAGTTTTGGAATTGCATTAATGATCACTGCAGGTTTAGGTAGTGCACCATGGGATGTTCTACACATCGGTTTAACAGAGCATTTTGGATTGACAATTGGGACTTGGACCGTTATCATGGGCTTTCTTTTACTTTTGTTATCGGTTATCTTAACGAAAGAATGGCCAAAATTGGGTGCGTACTTAAATATGCTGTTAGTTGGAGGATTTGTAGATCTATTTTTATTTTTGATGGACACACCTCATATACTCGTACTTAAATTAGCAATGCTTCTAGTAGGAATTTTAATCATGGGGTTTGGTATTGGCTTATATATTTCACCTCAATGTGGGGCAGGCCCAAGAGATAGCGTCATGCTCGCTCTTTCTTTAAAAACAGGGATGTCTGTAGCGAGGGTGCGTGTTCTCATGGAAGTATGTGTCCTTTTTACGGGATGGCTCCTTGGAGGTCCTGTCTTTATTGGTACAATTTTATTTAGTTTACTTATCGGTCACATAACGGCTCTGTCGTTAAGTTTTTGTCAACAATGGTTAGGTAGAAGAGTGGAAAGAGGGATGCAAGTTGAAAATATCAACTAA
- a CDS encoding Rrf2 family transcriptional regulator: MKISTKGRYGLTIMIALAKKYGDGPISLKSIAKEHNLSEHYLEQLIAPLRNAQLVKSVRGAYGGYMLGKEAGDITAGDIIRVLEGPITPVEIIDDEEPAKRDLWIKIRDAVKDVLDSTTLEDLASFEDKGDQEYYMFYI, encoded by the coding sequence TTGAAAATATCAACTAAAGGCCGTTATGGGCTCACTATTATGATTGCTTTAGCAAAAAAATATGGAGATGGACCTATTTCATTAAAGTCAATTGCAAAGGAACATAATCTATCAGAACATTACTTAGAGCAACTGATAGCACCCCTTAGAAATGCCCAGCTAGTAAAAAGTGTTAGAGGTGCTTATGGAGGCTACATGCTTGGAAAAGAAGCGGGTGATATTACAGCAGGTGACATCATTCGTGTATTAGAAGGTCCTATCACCCCTGTAGAAATCATAGATGATGAAGAGCCGGCAAAGCGAGACCTGTGGATAAAGATTCGTGATGCTGTTAAAGATGTGCTTGACTCCACAACTCTTGAAGATTTGGCTAGCTTCGAAGATAAAGGGGATCAAGAATATTATATGTTTTACATTTAA
- a CDS encoding cysteine desulfurase produces the protein MNRIYLDHAATSPVHPDVVAAMKPYYETFFGNPSSIHHFGREARRGLDESREFIAKTIGSTFNEIIFTSGGTEADNLAIRGYAEANSSKGTHLITTKIEHHGVLHAFHYLERQGFTVTYLDVDDTGKVTVEQVENALTDETILVSIMYGNNEVGTIQPIKSIGRLLSSHQAVFHTDAVQAIGTRRINVDELGVDFLAAAGHKINGPNGIGFLYARNGHSFAPLLYGGEQEKKRRAGTENVPGVIGMAKALHLAEKERIKRNESYRLFQQIMLSTFESGQINYTVNGCNKDRLDHIFNVSFPGINVESLLMNLDLEGIAVSSGSACTAGSIDPSHVLTAMFNDEMRSHSAVRFSFGYGNTEEQVRKAADVTVAVVKRLKK, from the coding sequence ATGAATAGAATCTATTTAGATCATGCCGCAACCTCGCCGGTGCATCCCGATGTGGTAGCAGCTATGAAACCATATTATGAGACCTTTTTTGGGAATCCGTCAAGTATTCATCATTTTGGTAGAGAGGCCCGTCGTGGACTTGATGAATCGCGAGAATTTATAGCTAAAACTATTGGTTCAACGTTCAATGAGATCATTTTTACGAGTGGTGGGACAGAAGCTGATAATCTTGCCATTAGAGGGTATGCGGAAGCCAATTCATCAAAGGGGACCCATTTAATCACGACTAAAATTGAACATCACGGTGTTTTACATGCTTTTCATTATTTGGAACGACAAGGGTTTACAGTCACCTATTTAGATGTAGATGATACTGGAAAAGTAACCGTTGAACAAGTGGAAAATGCTTTAACTGATGAGACGATTCTCGTATCAATTATGTATGGAAACAATGAAGTGGGCACAATTCAACCAATTAAATCCATCGGACGACTTCTTAGTTCTCATCAGGCAGTCTTTCACACTGATGCAGTGCAAGCAATTGGGACTAGACGTATAAACGTGGATGAGCTAGGTGTTGATTTTTTAGCAGCTGCGGGCCATAAAATAAATGGACCTAATGGCATCGGATTTCTTTATGCACGAAATGGACATTCGTTTGCTCCCCTTTTATATGGTGGAGAACAAGAAAAAAAACGTCGAGCGGGAACGGAAAATGTACCTGGTGTCATAGGAATGGCAAAAGCTTTGCACCTTGCAGAAAAAGAGCGAATTAAAAGAAATGAAAGCTACCGGCTTTTTCAGCAAATTATGCTGAGTACATTTGAGAGTGGTCAGATTAACTACACTGTTAATGGATGTAATAAAGACCGTCTAGATCATATTTTTAACGTTAGCTTTCCAGGGATAAACGTAGAATCACTATTAATGAATCTAGATTTAGAAGGGATAGCTGTATCAAGTGGATCAGCTTGCACAGCAGGTTCTATTGATCCGTCACATGTCCTAACAGCGATGTTTAATGATGAAATGCGGAGTCATTCAGCTGTTCGTTTCAGCTTTGGATACGGAAATACCGAAGAACAAGTACGAAAAGCGGCTGATGTTACGGTAGCTGTTGTAAAGCGACTTAAAAAATAG
- the mnmA gene encoding tRNA 2-thiouridine(34) synthase MnmA — protein MSGGVDSSVTAHLLKEEGYQVIGIFMKNWDDTDENGICTATEDYNDVIRVCNQLDIPYYAVNFEKQYWDKVFTYFLDEYKSGRTPNPDVMCNKEIKFKAFLDHAMSLGADYVATGHYAQVRRKNGVVELLRGKDRNKDQTYFLNALSQEQLQHVMFPLGNIEKPKVREIAKEAGLATAEKKDSTGICFIGERNFKQFLSEYLPAQPGDMQTLDGEVKGKHDGLMYYTLGQRQGLGIGGSGEPWFVIDKDVENNILLVGQGFHHPALYANGLIAENVNWISGKLPEKPFNCTVKVRYRQEDQRARVEPQSNGTMIVHFEEPERAVTPGQAVVLYDGDVCMGGGTIDQVIKD, from the coding sequence ATGTCAGGAGGAGTGGATTCCTCAGTGACTGCTCATCTTCTAAAAGAAGAGGGTTATCAAGTCATTGGCATTTTTATGAAAAATTGGGATGACACTGATGAGAATGGCATTTGTACGGCAACAGAAGATTACAACGATGTCATTCGTGTCTGTAATCAACTGGACATTCCATACTACGCTGTAAATTTTGAAAAACAGTATTGGGATAAAGTTTTTACTTATTTTCTTGATGAATACAAGTCAGGACGAACACCTAACCCTGATGTTATGTGTAATAAGGAAATCAAATTCAAGGCATTTTTAGACCATGCAATGTCTCTTGGTGCAGATTATGTGGCAACGGGCCACTATGCTCAAGTAAGGCGTAAGAATGGGGTTGTAGAGTTATTGCGAGGCAAGGATCGCAATAAGGATCAGACCTATTTTTTAAATGCACTTAGTCAAGAGCAACTTCAGCATGTGATGTTTCCTTTAGGAAACATTGAGAAACCAAAGGTCCGAGAAATTGCAAAAGAAGCTGGACTTGCCACCGCTGAGAAAAAAGACAGTACAGGCATTTGCTTTATAGGTGAAAGAAATTTTAAACAGTTCCTCAGTGAATACTTACCTGCACAACCTGGTGACATGCAGACGTTAGATGGAGAAGTAAAAGGAAAGCACGATGGTTTGATGTACTATACTCTTGGACAACGTCAAGGGCTTGGCATCGGAGGATCGGGTGAACCTTGGTTCGTCATTGATAAAGATGTAGAAAACAATATTTTGCTTGTAGGGCAAGGCTTCCATCATCCTGCTCTGTATGCTAATGGATTGATTGCAGAGAATGTTAACTGGATTTCAGGAAAGCTCCCTGAGAAGCCGTTTAACTGTACAGTGAAGGTTCGCTATCGTCAAGAGGATCAGCGTGCACGAGTCGAACCTCAATCAAACGGGACAATGATTGTTCACTTTGAGGAACCAGAAAGAGCAGTTACACCTGGACAAGCTGTCGTGTTGTATGATGGGGATGTTTGTATGGGTGGAGGGACAATTGATCAAGTCATAAAGGACTGA
- a CDS encoding tetratricopeptide repeat protein — protein sequence MGKNERAVKEMQEGNLEEAAKLLNEAIEENPEDAIAYTNFGNLLAAVGEEEKAIIFFEKAMELDEQQATPYYGKGNVLYNQENYKGAIDSYQKAMSHGLHEGDVYYMTGMSFYYLSDFLRALPSLSRAVELNPEDVDARFHYALCLAQTDQINDAIPHFEKVNELDPGHADSYFNLGVAYAYNEDMSGALAMFNKALEIQPNHALAANGKQRMEEFLHKGQ from the coding sequence ATGGGGAAAAACGAACGTGCTGTTAAAGAAATGCAGGAAGGAAACCTTGAAGAAGCAGCGAAACTACTTAATGAAGCCATTGAAGAAAATCCTGAAGATGCTATTGCGTATACAAACTTCGGAAATTTACTAGCGGCAGTAGGGGAAGAAGAGAAGGCTATTATCTTTTTTGAAAAAGCAATGGAATTAGATGAACAACAGGCAACTCCGTATTATGGAAAAGGAAATGTGCTTTACAATCAAGAAAACTATAAAGGGGCTATTGATAGTTATCAGAAAGCGATGTCTCACGGTCTTCATGAGGGTGATGTATATTACATGACAGGGATGAGCTTTTATTATCTAAGTGATTTTTTAAGAGCATTACCAAGTTTAAGTAGAGCTGTAGAATTAAATCCTGAAGATGTGGATGCTCGCTTTCATTATGCATTATGCTTAGCACAAACGGATCAAATTAATGATGCTATACCTCATTTCGAGAAAGTGAATGAGTTAGATCCGGGCCATGCAGATAGCTACTTTAACTTAGGAGTGGCGTATGCATACAACGAAGATATGTCAGGAGCATTGGCCATGTTTAATAAAGCGCTTGAGATTCAACCTAACCATGCGCTTGCAGCAAACGGTAAACAACGTATGGAGGAATTTCTTCATAAAGGACAATAG
- a CDS encoding ATP-dependent RecD-like DNA helicase, whose protein sequence is MNHLNEDREDYIKGELLHLIFHNEESLYTVAKVRVNEASQKMDEKEVTVVGMMTEPDQEATYEFKGAMSEHPRFGRQFKFVQFKKVLPETEQGIILYLSSDRFPGIGRKTAQVIVEHLGINCISKILDNPSVLDEVPKLAKDKAQHVYKTLLEDQGIEQVLLKLYEFGFGVQLAMKVYKAYQTEALEIIQTNPYRMVEDVEGIGFGRADLIGRKQGIIGSHPDRLKAAIHYVLHDESLSAGHVYSKNETIVKEAKWLLEKDTQDDISPLDIANEVIALGEEGKIIVEGDRMFLPSLYFAEQGIVTNLQRLMAFKTDLDEFPESEFLKALGQVEEMLGITYASSQKEGIQQALQSPILILTGGPGTGKTTVIKGLVEVFGMLKGVSIEPEDYKRRKEPFPILMAAPTGRAAKRMSESTGLPASTIHRLLGYKGEDSTWFEKGEEEKLEGKIIIVDEMSMVDTWLANQLLKAIPDDMQVIFVGDEDQLPSVGPGQVLADLLTSGRIPAVRLTDIYRQSEGSQIIQFSHQIKEGALPTSIDRSSNDLRFFPCEQPDVPNAVKQICERAIEKGFSAKDIQVLAPMYRGVAGVENLNDMLQTLFNPKSDKKKEVPFGDVVYRSGDMVLQLVNNPEENVFNGDRGEIIAIKTGKEAGEKHTEIIISFDGEEVSYTRPDLTQITHAYCCSIHKSQGSEFPIVIMPVVRGYYRMLRKKLIYTGVTRAKNFLLLCGSWESLQLAVETNTEESRQTTLKEKLTEQSLEIEYTNESKGAMKD, encoded by the coding sequence ATGAACCACTTAAATGAGGATCGTGAAGATTATATTAAAGGTGAGCTTCTTCATCTGATTTTTCATAACGAAGAATCCCTTTATACAGTGGCAAAAGTAAGAGTTAATGAAGCTTCTCAGAAAATGGATGAAAAAGAGGTAACAGTTGTCGGCATGATGACTGAGCCAGACCAAGAAGCCACTTACGAGTTTAAAGGTGCCATGTCAGAGCATCCACGATTTGGTCGGCAGTTTAAGTTTGTTCAATTTAAAAAAGTATTGCCAGAAACAGAGCAAGGGATCATTTTATACTTATCTAGCGATCGATTCCCAGGGATTGGACGAAAAACAGCTCAAGTCATCGTAGAGCATTTGGGGATTAATTGTATTTCGAAAATTTTAGATAATCCATCTGTTTTAGATGAGGTTCCTAAGCTAGCCAAAGATAAAGCACAGCACGTGTATAAAACACTGCTAGAAGACCAAGGAATTGAACAGGTTTTGCTGAAGCTATATGAGTTTGGCTTTGGTGTTCAATTAGCTATGAAAGTTTACAAAGCATATCAGACCGAAGCTTTAGAAATAATCCAAACAAATCCGTATCGAATGGTGGAAGATGTTGAAGGAATTGGTTTTGGGCGTGCTGACTTAATAGGAAGGAAACAAGGCATCATTGGTAGTCATCCTGACCGGTTAAAAGCCGCTATTCATTATGTTCTTCATGACGAATCTCTAAGTGCAGGGCATGTTTATTCAAAAAATGAAACAATCGTTAAAGAAGCAAAATGGCTGTTAGAAAAAGATACACAGGACGATATTTCGCCTTTAGATATTGCAAATGAAGTGATTGCTCTCGGCGAGGAAGGCAAAATTATCGTTGAAGGGGACAGAATGTTCCTTCCATCACTATATTTTGCAGAGCAAGGTATTGTCACTAATTTACAACGGCTTATGGCCTTTAAAACTGATTTAGACGAATTTCCAGAATCAGAATTTTTGAAGGCATTAGGCCAAGTGGAAGAAATGCTAGGTATCACTTATGCTTCTTCCCAAAAAGAAGGGATTCAGCAAGCATTGCAATCTCCTATCTTAATATTAACGGGAGGCCCTGGTACCGGTAAAACGACTGTCATTAAAGGGTTAGTTGAAGTGTTTGGCATGCTTAAGGGTGTGTCGATTGAGCCAGAAGATTATAAAAGGAGAAAAGAACCTTTTCCAATTCTTATGGCTGCACCTACCGGACGAGCCGCGAAACGAATGAGTGAATCGACGGGATTACCTGCTTCTACGATTCATCGCTTACTAGGGTATAAAGGAGAAGATAGTACTTGGTTTGAAAAAGGTGAGGAAGAGAAATTGGAAGGCAAAATAATCATCGTTGATGAAATGTCCATGGTGGATACATGGCTTGCCAATCAGTTGTTAAAAGCGATTCCCGATGACATGCAAGTAATTTTTGTAGGGGATGAAGACCAACTGCCTTCTGTTGGTCCTGGACAAGTGTTGGCAGATTTACTTACATCTGGCCGCATACCAGCTGTTCGTCTTACAGATATTTATCGCCAGTCAGAAGGCTCTCAAATCATACAATTTTCTCACCAAATTAAAGAAGGAGCCTTACCTACTTCTATAGATCGTTCCAGTAATGATTTACGCTTTTTTCCATGTGAACAACCAGATGTTCCTAATGCGGTTAAACAAATCTGTGAACGTGCTATTGAGAAAGGCTTCTCTGCTAAAGATATTCAAGTGTTAGCACCTATGTATAGAGGTGTGGCCGGTGTGGAAAATTTAAATGATATGCTACAAACTTTATTTAATCCTAAGTCGGACAAAAAAAAGGAAGTTCCATTCGGTGATGTCGTTTACCGGAGTGGCGATATGGTATTACAGCTAGTAAATAACCCAGAAGAGAATGTGTTTAACGGAGATAGGGGCGAAATTATCGCCATTAAAACGGGGAAAGAAGCTGGTGAGAAGCATACAGAGATTATTATTTCATTTGATGGTGAAGAGGTTAGTTATACGCGACCTGACTTAACACAGATAACTCACGCCTATTGTTGCTCGATTCACAAATCACAAGGAAGTGAATTTCCTATCGTTATCATGCCTGTAGTCCGAGGTTATTATCGCATGCTTAGAAAGAAATTAATTTATACGGGTGTGACACGCGCTAAGAATTTTCTTCTTCTGTGTGGAAGTTGGGAGTCTTTACAGCTAGCTGTGGAAACCAATACAGAAGAAAGCAGGCAGACAACATTAAAAGAAAAATTAACTGAACAGTCACTGGAAATTGAATACACGAATGAATCAAAGGGTGCGATGAAAGACTAA
- a CDS encoding PRC-barrel domain-containing protein yields MRTFEKVKGAPIFHGQKRRLLGKIVDLAYNESTGHISGYLIQRRNWWAKNIFLPLSATFTRSQSSFILCESQQLLPMEDSDKRVFHGTDRLTGRAVYNEEGDIIGIVEDVYFLPDSGRILGYELTEGLFEDIQHGFFVKKTGDMTVTKHGQELLLHN; encoded by the coding sequence TTGAGAACATTTGAGAAGGTCAAGGGTGCACCCATTTTTCATGGGCAAAAACGCCGTCTGCTTGGGAAAATAGTTGACCTTGCTTACAATGAGAGCACGGGTCATATTTCAGGTTACTTGATCCAGCGACGCAATTGGTGGGCAAAAAACATATTTCTTCCTTTGTCAGCTACGTTTACACGTTCACAGTCAAGCTTTATTCTTTGCGAATCTCAGCAACTTTTACCTATGGAGGATTCTGATAAACGTGTATTCCATGGCACTGACCGGTTGACAGGTCGTGCGGTATACAATGAAGAAGGGGACATCATAGGTATTGTTGAGGATGTATATTTTTTACCAGATTCGGGGAGAATTTTAGGGTATGAATTGACGGAAGGCTTATTTGAAGATATTCAGCATGGTTTTTTCGTCAAAAAGACAGGAGATATGACTGTCACCAAGCACGGGCAGGAACTTCTCCTTCACAATTAA
- a CDS encoding AI-2E family transporter — MTNTELKRRIFSLVFILLIIFLVVSLIFLYKYLSPTFKPTIKILAPFLLSGFIVYLLHPVVEKLESHRIPRPVSILIIFVILLLVIAIAVFKTTPYIINEGKELLDQLPELANTYRQLSASLNDQSAYLPETFQRRMDQWIERGEGWVAASVEQFGVLLLNLLDWVLFLIVIPFIAFYGLKDYPLLKKTVWYLTPKKMRAEGKQLIKEVDKTLGSYIRGQLIVCIIVGFLAWLGFWIINMPYGTLLAIVIGITNVIPYFGPVLGTVPVVLLALTESPLLVVSGLAVILIIQLVEGNILAPVIIGKSIHTHPLLIILALVAGNEIGGIIGLIVAVPLLAVVKVLLLHFRRLIRERRGIYD, encoded by the coding sequence ATGACAAATACCGAGCTTAAACGGCGTATTTTCTCCCTTGTCTTTATTTTATTAATCATTTTCTTGGTCGTCTCTCTCATTTTTTTATATAAGTACCTTTCACCTACTTTTAAACCCACTATCAAAATATTAGCCCCTTTTCTGCTTTCTGGTTTTATTGTGTACTTACTGCATCCTGTAGTGGAAAAGTTAGAATCGCATCGAATCCCACGACCTGTCTCAATCCTTATCATATTTGTTATTTTATTGTTAGTAATTGCAATAGCTGTTTTTAAAACAACACCTTACATTATTAATGAAGGGAAAGAACTTTTAGATCAGCTACCAGAATTAGCGAATACGTATCGACAATTATCTGCCTCTCTCAATGATCAATCTGCTTATTTACCTGAAACGTTTCAAAGAAGAATGGACCAATGGATTGAACGAGGAGAAGGTTGGGTCGCTGCTTCAGTGGAACAATTCGGGGTGCTGTTGTTAAATTTACTGGATTGGGTCCTGTTTTTAATTGTTATCCCATTTATAGCATTTTATGGTTTGAAAGATTATCCTTTACTAAAGAAAACAGTTTGGTACTTAACTCCAAAAAAAATGCGGGCTGAAGGAAAGCAACTTATAAAAGAAGTTGATAAAACACTGGGTTCTTATATTCGTGGCCAGCTTATAGTCTGTATCATTGTGGGTTTTTTAGCGTGGCTAGGCTTCTGGATCATTAATATGCCCTATGGCACACTGTTAGCGATCGTGATTGGTATTACAAATGTTATCCCTTATTTCGGTCCTGTGCTAGGGACAGTTCCTGTGGTTTTATTAGCTTTAACGGAATCACCGCTATTGGTTGTTAGCGGTTTAGCAGTTATTTTAATTATTCAATTAGTAGAGGGAAATATACTTGCTCCTGTTATTATAGGAAAAAGCATTCATACTCACCCTCTTCTTATCATTCTTGCTCTTGTAGCTGGAAATGAAATAGGTGGTATTATCGGCCTCATTGTTGCTGTGCCATTATTAGCTGTCGTAAAAGTTCTCTTGCTTCATTTCAGGCGTCTAATTAGAGAAAGAAGAGGTATATATGATTGA